In Endozoicomonas sp. GU-1, one DNA window encodes the following:
- a CDS encoding AAA family ATPase, translated as MALPTNITKAVYLDPGVAQYRGNPLIEALPPILTTQDIRKGLIGDVTYDPREAFVDGSKRVHIIARLLDDFFQPLANHIQLETKLSIMIRRGYVGRNLADGSLNAHMQNGYERLMKGELGVFRFEQAKSTARSLALIGCSGSGKSTTLNRILATYPQAIYHEVYNFTQITYLKVDCPHDGSLKNLCIHFFRAIDNLIHTDYEQKYALKRHSIDTLLALMSQIANLHAIGVLVIDEIQHLSRQRSGGVEQMLNFFVTLVNVIGLPVVMVGTPKARPIFETDLRSGRRGAGFGALIWHPVKQQPSTQNPKTGQIQKSEWTAFTDKLWKYQWLQKRDELLSDDIRDCWYELSQGVLDIVVKLFVLAQLRAIATRTERLTSKLMRQVYTDEFKPVHPMLDALRSGDEERIAKYSDLTFPEIDEKLLELSAKIEESIASDQEELEQYGGNEQAERLHNLLIAMDCKSDLLVPLIKKAFKQKPGLSVRELIPVVLDWYDRPGKKPDGNSTKTKNKSISRKDWHTLETSDLRFKFTQVDDDASLYDGLKQSGMIFNTEAWLKEAG; from the coding sequence ATGGCATTACCAACCAACATCACCAAGGCCGTTTACCTCGATCCGGGAGTGGCGCAATACCGGGGCAACCCGTTGATTGAAGCCTTGCCGCCTATTCTAACAACGCAGGATATTAGAAAAGGGCTTATTGGAGATGTCACTTATGACCCTCGGGAGGCCTTTGTTGATGGTAGTAAACGGGTTCATATCATCGCCCGGTTGCTTGATGATTTTTTTCAGCCCCTGGCCAATCATATTCAACTGGAAACAAAGCTTTCGATCATGATCCGCAGGGGCTATGTCGGTAGAAATCTGGCTGATGGCTCCCTGAATGCACATATGCAAAATGGCTACGAACGGCTAATGAAAGGGGAACTGGGCGTTTTTCGCTTTGAGCAAGCCAAGTCTACAGCTCGTAGTCTGGCACTAATCGGATGCTCTGGTAGCGGCAAAAGCACAACACTTAACCGAATCCTGGCAACTTACCCTCAAGCGATTTACCACGAAGTGTATAATTTTACCCAGATCACTTATCTGAAGGTTGATTGCCCCCATGATGGTTCGCTAAAGAATCTGTGTATCCACTTCTTTCGAGCCATCGATAATCTGATTCATACGGATTACGAGCAAAAATACGCACTGAAGCGGCACAGCATTGATACCCTGCTGGCGCTGATGAGCCAGATTGCCAACCTGCACGCTATTGGCGTTCTGGTGATTGATGAAATCCAGCACCTTAGTCGCCAGCGCTCAGGTGGCGTAGAACAAATGTTGAATTTCTTCGTCACTCTGGTCAACGTCATTGGCCTGCCTGTAGTTATGGTCGGTACACCCAAAGCCAGACCTATCTTTGAAACAGATCTCCGGTCAGGCCGCCGTGGTGCCGGGTTTGGTGCCTTGATATGGCACCCCGTGAAACAACAGCCTTCGACCCAAAATCCGAAAACCGGGCAGATACAAAAAAGTGAATGGACCGCCTTCACAGACAAGCTTTGGAAATATCAGTGGTTGCAGAAGCGTGACGAGCTGTTGAGCGATGACATTCGGGACTGCTGGTATGAGCTTTCCCAAGGCGTTCTGGATATTGTGGTCAAGCTGTTTGTGCTGGCTCAGCTCAGGGCAATAGCCACTCGCACGGAACGTCTGACCTCGAAGTTAATGAGGCAAGTCTATACGGACGAGTTTAAGCCTGTTCACCCTATGCTGGACGCCCTTCGCTCAGGCGATGAAGAGCGTATTGCCAAATACTCTGACCTGACATTTCCGGAGATTGATGAGAAGTTGCTGGAGCTGAGTGCAAAGATTGAGGAGTCAATCGCTTCAGATCAGGAAGAATTGGAACAATATGGTGGTAATGAGCAGGCAGAGAGGCTCCATAACCTGTTGATTGCCATGGATTGTAAGTCAGATTTGCTGGTTCCCCTGATCAAGAAAGCCTTCAAGCAAAAGCCCGGTTTATCAGTGCGTGAACTGATCCCGGTCGTCCTGGATTGGTATGATCGACCAGGGAAAAAGCCAGATGGTAACTCAACAAAAACAAAGAATAAGAGCATAAGCCGTAAAGACTGGCATACGCTTGAAACCAGTGATCTGAGATTTAAATTCACTCAGGTGGATGATGATGCATCCCTGTACGATGGATTGAAGCAGTCTGGCATGATCTTCAACACAGAAGCCTGGCTCAAGGAAGCTGGCTGA
- a CDS encoding TnsD family Tn7-like transposition protein yields MLNFPRPYPDELIYSVIARAGIHHGITSPKMLLDEVFDDRKIIATVDLPNHLANIARQYPETLGYSTESLAYQHTLFPVYAPFTTENRRLNCLNWMASSSQGAIHLALGVAASRIKQERCMCYCPECLDEQKKTYGEYYWARQWQLAGANCCIKHGKLHAAKSLRHEYHRHQFFPASPELCPAVKKQKGKEQDRKVAIQTGLLLSSLPAESASFEQWSHFYKRLALQAGCNRGQQIRYESIRERVCQYWTMGWLNAQGLHVSDDQSCWLRGIFRKHRKSFSYLEHIVALAPFLPDDWRITDAITQVKAIQPPMGQCEQLPPEGQAEAIQPKRREWHALVDKHGLKVARNGNGALYAWLYRHDQIWLLDINHQYRQKRPPAPQKIDWHRRDKSTVRELIIIRDKYELLLDSPRWSKSWYLSKLQKSAASIEKNPDKYPLVHQFLHRYCEQTTDYQIRRITRSLLSCQYPADRPERWQLLRMSGLSDERITPITNRFLQEVLKYHAGNTI; encoded by the coding sequence ATGCTGAATTTCCCTCGACCCTATCCAGATGAGCTGATCTACAGCGTTATTGCCAGAGCGGGGATACACCATGGAATCACCAGCCCAAAGATGCTGTTAGATGAGGTTTTTGATGACCGGAAAATCATTGCTACGGTTGATCTCCCAAATCATTTGGCCAATATTGCCAGACAATACCCGGAAACGCTGGGCTATAGCACTGAGTCATTAGCTTACCAGCACACTCTGTTTCCCGTTTATGCCCCTTTTACCACGGAAAATCGAAGGCTGAATTGCCTGAACTGGATGGCATCCAGCTCGCAGGGAGCCATTCATTTAGCGTTGGGTGTTGCTGCCTCAAGAATCAAGCAAGAACGCTGCATGTGTTATTGTCCTGAATGTCTTGATGAGCAGAAGAAAACCTATGGGGAATATTATTGGGCCAGACAATGGCAACTGGCCGGTGCGAACTGCTGTATCAAGCATGGGAAACTTCATGCAGCCAAATCGTTACGGCATGAATACCACAGGCACCAATTTTTCCCCGCTTCACCAGAACTTTGTCCAGCAGTGAAAAAGCAAAAGGGAAAAGAGCAGGATAGGAAAGTCGCTATTCAAACTGGTCTTTTGCTCTCGTCGCTGCCTGCTGAGTCCGCAAGCTTTGAACAGTGGAGCCACTTTTATAAAAGGCTGGCTTTGCAAGCAGGTTGCAATCGAGGGCAGCAAATCCGGTATGAATCCATCAGGGAGAGAGTGTGTCAATACTGGACGATGGGGTGGCTGAATGCACAAGGGCTTCACGTTTCTGATGATCAGTCATGCTGGTTAAGAGGAATTTTTCGCAAACACCGAAAATCGTTCAGTTACCTGGAGCACATTGTTGCCCTGGCACCTTTCCTGCCTGATGACTGGCGAATCACCGACGCTATCACTCAAGTCAAAGCGATTCAGCCACCAATGGGGCAATGTGAGCAGTTGCCTCCTGAGGGGCAAGCAGAAGCGATACAACCTAAACGCAGGGAATGGCATGCTTTGGTGGATAAACATGGGCTAAAAGTAGCAAGGAACGGTAATGGTGCTTTATATGCCTGGTTGTATCGACATGATCAGATCTGGCTTCTCGATATAAATCATCAGTACAGGCAAAAACGGCCTCCGGCTCCACAGAAGATTGACTGGCATAGAAGGGACAAAAGCACCGTAAGGGAACTGATCATAATCCGTGATAAGTACGAACTGCTTTTGGATTCCCCCAGATGGTCAAAAAGCTGGTATCTATCGAAGCTTCAAAAATCAGCTGCAAGCATTGAGAAAAATCCAGACAAGTACCCACTCGTACATCAATTCTTACATCGCTACTGCGAGCAGACGACAGACTATCAAATACGGCGTATTACCCGCTCCCTACTGTCCTGCCAGTATCCGGCTGACAGGCCAGAGCGTTGGCAGCTGCTTCGTATGTCAGGATTGAGTGACGAACGCATAACTCCAATCACAAACCGTTTTTTACAGGAAGTACTGAAATATCATGCAGGGAATACGATTTGA
- a CDS encoding MerR family transcriptional regulator produces MYRISELAAQVGLSRAALIYYEKIGLIKGKRQANGYRRYSDRDVQQLHMIQLLQAGGLTLKECQACLNAKIERQLLSNRLHRLDEEIARKQKSRQLLAAMLGEGELTAWHEQVDKIAPDVHLDWLIKQGFDEKNALRLKWLSKDMNSHQKYMADFTRVFDILDRWGPGSEEETLKALAQVPISVQTILELGCGKGIATAVLAQNSSAQITAVDNDEPALIRLMERAREAGVEERITTHCGSMTDLPFEPESFDLIWAEASAYIMGVPHAMQQWQNLLRKNGVLVISDLVWKTHTPDKEVRSFWDKEYPGLVTTEERLQQAEAAGYRVIDSFALSKQAWKAYYEPLEIRVNDLKAEMADSAALRDIQAELEIYHNYLGQFGYQVFVLQRSEKL; encoded by the coding sequence ATGTATCGCATATCCGAACTGGCAGCACAGGTTGGCCTGTCTCGGGCCGCACTCATCTACTACGAGAAGATCGGCCTGATCAAAGGCAAGCGACAGGCTAATGGCTATCGCAGGTACAGTGATCGGGATGTCCAGCAACTTCATATGATTCAACTTTTACAGGCTGGCGGATTGACGCTGAAAGAGTGCCAGGCCTGCCTGAATGCCAAAATTGAACGACAATTGCTTTCCAATCGTCTCCACCGGCTTGATGAAGAGATTGCCAGGAAGCAGAAGTCGCGTCAGTTACTGGCTGCCATGCTGGGTGAAGGTGAACTCACTGCATGGCATGAACAAGTGGATAAAATTGCACCAGATGTCCATTTGGACTGGTTAATAAAGCAGGGTTTTGATGAGAAAAATGCCCTGCGATTAAAATGGTTATCAAAAGATATGAACAGTCATCAGAAGTATATGGCAGATTTCACGCGTGTTTTTGACATATTGGACAGATGGGGGCCCGGCTCGGAAGAAGAAACCCTGAAAGCCCTGGCTCAAGTACCCATATCTGTGCAAACCATTCTTGAGCTAGGCTGCGGAAAAGGTATCGCCACCGCAGTACTGGCGCAAAACAGTAGTGCGCAGATCACTGCCGTTGATAATGATGAACCGGCATTAATTCGCCTGATGGAGCGAGCCAGAGAAGCCGGTGTGGAAGAACGCATCACGACTCATTGCGGCAGTATGACAGATCTGCCCTTTGAACCGGAAAGCTTTGACCTGATCTGGGCTGAAGCCAGCGCCTATATCATGGGCGTCCCCCATGCGATGCAACAGTGGCAAAACCTGCTGAGAAAAAATGGAGTTCTGGTCATCAGTGACCTGGTCTGGAAAACCCATACGCCAGACAAAGAGGTCCGGAGTTTCTGGGATAAAGAATACCCCGGCCTGGTAACAACAGAGGAACGTCTTCAACAGGCAGAAGCCGCAGGATATCGGGTAATTGACAGCTTTGCTTTAAGCAAGCAGGCCTGGAAAGCCTACTATGAACCTCTTGAGATACGGGTAAATGATTTAAAAGCAGAAATGGCGGACTCTGCCGCATTGAGAGATATACAGGCCGAGCTGGAAATTTACCACAACTACCTTGGGCAGTTTGGCTATCAGGTGTTTGTGCTACAACGCTCAGAAAAATTGTAA
- a CDS encoding GNAT family N-acetyltransferase, protein MEFSVYDPGEIDEIRDLFIRTFTDSESEAEGTMVGNLAYELMNTTDNNDLFVFVARDHHQHHGAQIAGCIIFSRLTFDSGIDAFLLSPVAVSSDYQGKGTGQALINFGLSILKDNGTQLVFTYGDPNYYSRTGFAPVSEAVIRAPLPLSHPEGWLGQALISKTIEPMNGKPQCVEAMNKPEIW, encoded by the coding sequence GTGGAGTTTTCAGTTTACGATCCAGGCGAAATTGACGAGATCAGAGATCTTTTTATCAGAACATTTACAGACTCAGAAAGTGAGGCGGAAGGAACAATGGTCGGCAACCTGGCCTATGAGTTAATGAATACAACGGACAACAATGATCTCTTTGTTTTTGTTGCCCGGGATCATCATCAACACCATGGCGCGCAGATTGCCGGCTGCATTATTTTTTCCCGGTTAACTTTTGACAGCGGTATCGATGCTTTTCTGCTGTCTCCCGTTGCTGTCAGCAGTGATTACCAGGGTAAAGGTACCGGTCAGGCACTGATTAACTTTGGCCTGAGCATACTAAAAGACAATGGTACTCAATTGGTATTCACCTATGGTGACCCCAACTACTATTCGCGAACAGGGTTTGCGCCGGTCAGTGAAGCCGTGATCAGGGCACCACTGCCACTGTCCCATCCGGAAGGTTGGCTAGGCCAGGCGCTGATCAGCAAGACGATTGAGCCAATGAATGGTAAACCACAATGTGTTGAGGCGATGAATAAGCCTGAAATCTGGTAA
- a CDS encoding pseudouridine-5'-phosphate glycosidase codes for MILDLGVTEKAIIPWLPKKLHEATEGRSLATNIELLKSNVQLASQIACDYCLLEKE; via the coding sequence ATGATTCTGGATCTTGGGGTGACGGAAAAAGCCATTATACCCTGGCTACCTAAAAAGCTGCACGAAGCTACTGAAGGGCGTTCACTGGCAACCAATATTGAGTTATTGAAAAGCAATGTCCAGCTGGCGAGTCAAATTGCCTGTGATTATTGTTTATTAGAAAAAGAGTAG
- a CDS encoding LamG-like jellyroll fold domain-containing protein: MVGRALASDVDGDNLTFSLTDDAGGLFAIDAATGEITVANTLDYDSASSHQLTVRVADPSGAFSEQTYVVALAEVATPELLPERGSDALVAFDFANGSGEVAEDLTNHNQDLTFNSGITRSDDGVRLNSVGGSLGDITLSGDMTIASTFTYHSHSPWARLVDLGNGAGSDNILIASPSEGRIEVQIFHGNNIVGSVAYDNFYTLDETFHLALTVDADGHMHLYKNGVEVADNPNGQGPAGVTLSSNLVGQSNWPQDTATDGTVKDLIILDRSLDPGSISDLFGQTQSGHIEAFLASADIVESALPGDVVGQMQASDPAGEELTFSLTNNAGGLFTIDAATGEISLAGTLDYETATSHRLTVRATNSSGGFSEQPYVVSVTDVAELLPVHEANDALAAIDFTTGSGDKAESLTSNGQVVTFYSAITHFNHDGVSFNGAGGYLGAMTLSDDITIASTFTYDSHTNWARIIDFGNGPGTDNILIASPTEGRIEAQIFHGNTIVGSVAFDNFYTLGETFHMALTVDADGHMHLYKNGVEVADNPNGQGPSGVSLTSNLVGQSNWGAVDANTDGTMKDLVVLDRSLDPNSISDLYGQAQSGDIESFLTSLEMIGTDSADIIKADSDSNTLLGEAGDDILFGGAGNDTLTGGTGSDTFTWEAHDLGTAAAPAEDVITDFHLGQGGDVIHLDDILPSDHGDLDQYLALNFDNGDTTLEITPQVGGDITQKIRLEGVDMSALGNTDAEIINNLINNGNLSLD; this comes from the coding sequence GTGGTCGGTCGGGCACTGGCCAGTGATGTGGACGGTGACAACCTGACCTTCAGCCTGACTGATGATGCCGGTGGTTTGTTTGCCATTGATGCCGCTACCGGAGAGATCACCGTGGCCAATACCCTGGACTACGATTCGGCCTCCAGCCATCAGTTGACCGTACGGGTTGCTGATCCATCCGGTGCCTTCAGCGAGCAGACCTATGTGGTCGCCTTGGCTGAGGTTGCTACACCGGAGCTGTTGCCGGAGCGGGGTTCTGATGCCCTGGTCGCTTTTGACTTTGCCAACGGTTCCGGCGAAGTTGCCGAAGACCTGACCAACCATAATCAGGATCTCACCTTCAACAGTGGCATTACCCGCTCTGACGATGGCGTCAGACTCAACAGTGTCGGTGGCTCATTGGGAGACATAACGCTCAGCGGTGATATGACCATTGCGTCCACCTTTACTTACCACAGCCACTCTCCCTGGGCACGGTTGGTTGATCTGGGTAATGGCGCTGGCAGCGATAACATTTTGATCGCCAGCCCATCGGAAGGACGAATAGAGGTTCAGATTTTTCACGGTAACAACATTGTCGGCTCAGTGGCTTATGATAATTTCTACACCCTGGATGAAACTTTCCATCTGGCCTTGACGGTGGATGCTGATGGCCATATGCATCTGTACAAGAATGGCGTTGAAGTGGCTGACAATCCCAATGGTCAGGGGCCTGCGGGAGTGACACTGAGCAGCAACCTGGTGGGTCAAAGCAACTGGCCTCAGGACACGGCTACCGACGGTACCGTGAAAGATCTGATTATCCTGGACCGGTCACTGGACCCGGGCAGCATCAGTGATCTCTTCGGTCAGACGCAATCCGGCCATATTGAAGCATTTCTGGCCTCTGCAGATATTGTTGAAAGTGCCCTGCCAGGAGACGTCGTTGGCCAGATGCAGGCCAGCGACCCAGCCGGTGAGGAGCTTACCTTCAGCCTGACCAATAATGCCGGTGGCCTATTCACCATTGATGCCGCTACCGGGGAGATCAGTCTCGCTGGAACTCTCGATTATGAGACGGCCACCAGTCACCGGTTGACCGTCAGGGCTACAAATTCATCCGGCGGATTCAGTGAACAGCCTTATGTTGTGTCCGTGACAGATGTAGCAGAATTACTACCGGTGCATGAAGCAAATGATGCATTGGCCGCCATTGACTTTACCACCGGTTCCGGTGACAAGGCGGAAAGCCTTACCAGCAATGGTCAGGTTGTGACCTTCTACAGTGCCATTACTCATTTCAACCATGATGGCGTCAGCTTCAACGGTGCCGGTGGCTACCTGGGAGCCATGACACTGTCCGATGATATAACCATTGCTTCGACCTTTACCTATGACAGTCACACTAACTGGGCCAGGATCATTGATTTTGGTAATGGCCCCGGCACCGATAATATCCTGATTGCCAGCCCTACAGAAGGTCGCATCGAGGCGCAAATTTTCCACGGCAACACCATAGTCGGGTCTGTGGCGTTTGATAACTTCTATACCCTTGGAGAAACTTTCCACATGGCCCTGACGGTTGATGCCGATGGCCACATGCACCTGTATAAAAATGGCGTTGAAGTGGCGGACAATCCAAATGGCCAGGGGCCTTCCGGGGTGTCTCTGACCAGTAACCTGGTGGGACAGAGTAACTGGGGGGCCGTGGATGCTAACACCGATGGTACAATGAAAGACTTGGTGGTTCTGGACAGGTCTCTGGACCCCAACAGTATCAGTGACCTCTACGGTCAGGCCCAGTCCGGCGATATTGAGTCATTTTTAACCTCCCTGGAGATGATCGGTACCGATAGTGCGGATATCATCAAAGCGGACAGTGACAGCAACACTCTGCTGGGTGAAGCGGGTGACGACATTCTCTTTGGTGGAGCCGGTAATGACACGCTAACCGGGGGTACGGGTTCTGATACCTTTACCTGGGAAGCACATGACCTTGGTACAGCTGCGGCACCCGCAGAAGATGTCATCACTGACTTCCATCTGGGGCAGGGAGGTGATGTTATTCACCTGGACGATATCCTGCCCAGTGATCACGGGGATCTGGATCAGTATCTGGCCCTGAATTTTGACAACGGCGATACCACGCTTGAAATAACACCACAGGTGGGCGGAGATATCACTCAGAAGATCAGGCTGGAAGGGGTTGACATGTCCGCGCTGGGCAACACCGATGCCGAGATTATCAACAATCTGATTAATAACGGTAATCTCAGCCTGGATTGA